From a single Streptomyces sp. 1331.2 genomic region:
- a CDS encoding acyl-CoA dehydrogenase family protein has translation MTATHEVTNQVPLPYGHDTAADPTLLAALDRAGAGWAEPELRELGRLAGSEQAAEWGRLANENPPVLRTHDRFGHRVDEVEFHPAWHELMRTAVSYGLHAAPWRDERPGAHSARAAKFFVWGQVEAGHTCPISMTYAAVPALRANPALAAELEPLLAAREYDYGLREPRTKRGLIAGMSMTEKQGGSDVRTNTTTAVPQPDGTYRITGHKWFTSAPMSDLFLTLAQAPGGLSCFVLPRILPDGSRNRLQLMRLKDKLGNKSNASAELEYDGAVGWLVGEEGRGVPTIIEMVNMTRLDCTAGAASGMRYGATRAVHHALHRRAFGKALVDQPLMRNVLADLVVESEAATVVAMRLAHSTDLALAGDRTEALVRRLGLAVAKYWVCKRGPAHSAEALECLGGNGYVEESGMPRLYREAPLVSIWEGSGNVAALDALRAMARSPESVEAFLGELDAAAGADRRLDAAVAALRKDLTDPTDLEFRTRRLVESMALAFQGSLLVRYGSPAVADAFCASRLGGDHGAAFGTLPAGVDTGAIIDRARPVPA, from the coding sequence ATGACAGCGACGCATGAGGTCACCAACCAGGTGCCACTGCCGTACGGACACGACACCGCCGCCGACCCCACACTGCTCGCCGCCCTGGACCGGGCCGGCGCCGGTTGGGCCGAGCCGGAGCTGCGCGAGCTGGGCCGGCTGGCCGGCTCCGAGCAGGCCGCCGAGTGGGGCCGGCTGGCCAACGAGAACCCGCCCGTGCTGCGCACCCACGACCGCTTCGGCCACCGCGTCGACGAGGTCGAGTTCCACCCCGCCTGGCACGAACTGATGCGCACCGCCGTCTCCTACGGCCTGCACGCCGCACCCTGGCGCGACGAACGGCCCGGCGCCCACTCCGCCCGCGCCGCCAAGTTCTTCGTCTGGGGCCAGGTCGAGGCCGGCCACACCTGCCCGATCTCGATGACCTACGCCGCCGTCCCGGCGCTGCGCGCGAACCCGGCCCTGGCCGCGGAGTTGGAGCCGCTGCTGGCCGCGCGCGAGTACGACTACGGGCTGCGCGAGCCGCGCACCAAGCGCGGGCTGATCGCCGGCATGTCGATGACCGAGAAGCAGGGCGGCTCGGACGTCCGCACCAACACCACCACCGCGGTCCCGCAGCCGGACGGCACCTACCGGATCACCGGCCACAAGTGGTTCACCTCGGCGCCGATGTCCGACCTGTTCCTGACGCTCGCCCAGGCCCCGGGCGGCCTCAGCTGCTTCGTGCTGCCGCGGATCCTCCCGGACGGCAGCCGCAACCGCCTGCAGCTGATGCGGCTCAAGGACAAGCTCGGCAACAAGTCCAACGCCTCCGCCGAGCTGGAGTACGACGGCGCGGTCGGTTGGCTGGTCGGCGAGGAGGGCCGCGGGGTGCCGACCATCATCGAGATGGTCAACATGACCCGGCTGGACTGCACCGCCGGCGCCGCCTCCGGCATGCGCTACGGCGCCACCCGGGCCGTCCACCACGCCCTGCACCGGCGGGCGTTCGGCAAGGCGCTGGTCGACCAGCCGCTGATGCGCAACGTGCTCGCCGACCTGGTGGTGGAGTCCGAGGCGGCCACCGTCGTCGCGATGCGGCTCGCCCACTCCACCGACCTCGCCCTGGCCGGGGACCGGACCGAGGCGCTGGTCCGGCGGCTGGGCCTGGCGGTGGCCAAGTACTGGGTGTGCAAGCGCGGTCCGGCACACTCCGCCGAGGCGCTGGAGTGCCTGGGCGGCAACGGCTACGTGGAGGAGTCCGGGATGCCCCGGCTCTACCGGGAGGCCCCGCTGGTGTCGATCTGGGAGGGTTCCGGCAACGTCGCCGCCCTGGACGCGCTGCGCGCCATGGCCAGGAGCCCGGAGAGCGTCGAGGCCTTCCTCGGCGAACTCGACGCCGCCGCGGGCGCGGACCGCCGGCTGGACGCGGCGGTCGCCGCGCTGCGCAAGGACCTCACCGACCCGACCGACCTGGAGTTCCGCACCCGCCGGTTGGTCGAGTCGATGGCGCTGGCCTTCCAGGGTTCGCTGCTGGTCCGGTACGGCAGCCCGGCGGTGGCGGACGCGTTCTGCGCGAGCCGGCTGGGCGGCGACCACGGCGCGGCCTTCGGCACCCTGCCGGCCGGGGTCGACACCGGGGCGATCATCGACCGGGCCCGGCCGGTGCCGGCGTGA
- a CDS encoding amidohydrolase family protein, which translates to MSEVGETREVSEAREAREAREVREVRAFWQALGLPGLVDVHTHFMPKNVLDKVWAYFDAAGPLIDRPWPITYREAEAERVRRLREFGVRAFTAMLYPHKPGMAAWLNAWAVDFAARTPDCLHTATFFPEPGAAGYVARAIEDGARVFKAHLQVGGYDPTDPHLDEVWGLLAETGTPVVSHCGSGPVAGKFTGPGPIGEVLARYPGLVLVVAHLGMSEYRDFLDLAERHPSVRLDTTMAFTDFVEAEDPFPRGELPRLRGLQDRVLLGTDFPNIPYRYLHQLEALAGLGLGEEWLRAVCHDNGAALFGLGPSFGLGPSVGLGPSVGLGPSVGLGPSVGLGPSIGLDRAG; encoded by the coding sequence GTGAGCGAGGTCGGGGAGACCCGGGAAGTCAGCGAAGCCCGCGAGGCCCGCGAGGCCCGGGAAGTCCGGGAGGTCCGAGCGTTCTGGCAGGCCCTGGGCCTGCCCGGACTGGTCGACGTGCACACCCACTTCATGCCGAAGAACGTCCTCGACAAGGTCTGGGCGTACTTCGACGCGGCCGGCCCGCTGATCGACCGGCCCTGGCCGATCACCTACCGCGAGGCCGAGGCCGAACGGGTGCGGCGGCTGCGGGAGTTCGGCGTCCGGGCGTTCACGGCCATGCTCTACCCGCACAAGCCGGGCATGGCCGCCTGGCTGAACGCCTGGGCCGTCGACTTCGCCGCCCGCACCCCGGACTGCCTGCACACCGCGACCTTCTTCCCCGAGCCCGGGGCAGCCGGATACGTCGCCCGGGCGATCGAGGACGGCGCCCGGGTGTTCAAGGCGCACCTGCAGGTCGGCGGCTACGACCCGACGGACCCGCACCTGGACGAGGTCTGGGGGCTGCTCGCCGAGACCGGCACCCCGGTGGTCAGCCACTGCGGATCCGGGCCGGTGGCGGGCAAGTTCACCGGTCCCGGCCCGATCGGCGAGGTGCTGGCCCGGTACCCGGGGCTGGTCCTGGTGGTCGCCCACCTCGGCATGTCCGAGTACCGCGACTTCCTCGACCTGGCCGAGCGCCACCCGTCCGTCCGGCTGGACACCACCATGGCGTTCACCGACTTCGTCGAGGCCGAGGACCCGTTCCCGCGCGGGGAACTGCCGCGACTGCGCGGCTTGCAGGACCGCGTCCTGCTCGGCACCGACTTCCCGAACATCCCGTACCGCTACCTCCACCAGCTGGAGGCGCTGGCCGGGTTGGGGCTGGGGGAGGAGTGGCTGCGGGCGGTCTGCCACGACAACGGCGCCGCGCTGTTCGGGCTCGGCCCGTCCTTCGGGCTCGGCCCGTCCGTCGGGCTCGGCCCGTCCGTCGGGCTCGGCCCGTCCGTCGGGCTCGGCCCGTCCGTCGGGCTCGGCCCGTCCATCGGGCTCGACAGAGCGGGCTGA
- a CDS encoding inositol monophosphatase family protein encodes MPIESYETNELWTLAEGVEAAVRAVGAELAARRSTEPTTARTLAEAGARFAELDGPAAAGLRERLTALRPQAGWVPEELDGSMPAEGEWWLCDATDGAVQYLLGQPHWAVTATLVRDGAAVLAVVHAPELDGGRTYRAVLGGGADLDGLAIAPLERELAITVATTSQPPAVAADPVALRRAGESLSAMAGAVLAVRNLGPTALQVAQVGSGHLALFWQYGLDAGNLLPGALIASEAGAAVTDAAGSAWTAGSDSILVAAPGLHADALGVLRAVR; translated from the coding sequence ATGCCGATCGAGTCGTACGAGACGAACGAGCTGTGGACGCTGGCGGAGGGTGTGGAGGCCGCGGTGCGCGCGGTCGGCGCGGAGCTGGCGGCACGTCGGTCCACCGAGCCCACCACGGCGCGGACCCTCGCGGAGGCGGGGGCGCGCTTCGCGGAGCTGGACGGCCCGGCCGCCGCCGGCCTGCGGGAGCGGCTGACGGCGCTGCGCCCGCAGGCCGGCTGGGTGCCGGAGGAACTCGACGGTTCGATGCCCGCCGAGGGCGAGTGGTGGCTGTGCGACGCGACCGACGGCGCGGTGCAGTACCTGCTCGGCCAGCCGCACTGGGCGGTCACTGCCACGCTGGTGCGGGACGGCGCGGCGGTGCTGGCCGTGGTGCACGCCCCGGAGCTGGACGGCGGGCGCACCTACCGGGCCGTGCTGGGCGGCGGCGCCGACCTGGACGGGCTGGCCATCGCGCCGCTGGAGCGCGAACTGGCGATCACCGTCGCCACCACCAGCCAGCCGCCCGCGGTGGCCGCGGACCCGGTGGCGCTGCGCCGTGCGGGCGAGTCGCTGTCCGCGATGGCGGGCGCAGTCCTGGCGGTGCGCAACCTCGGCCCGACGGCGCTCCAGGTCGCGCAGGTCGGCTCCGGGCACCTGGCGCTGTTCTGGCAGTACGGCCTGGACGCAGGCAACCTGCTGCCCGGCGCGCTGATCGCGAGCGAGGCGGGCGCGGCGGTGACGGACGCCGCCGGATCGGCCTGGACGGCCGGCTCCGACAGCATCCTCGTCGCCGCGCCCGGACTGCACGCGGACGCGCTGGGGGTCCTTCGGGCGGTGCGCTGA